The proteins below are encoded in one region of Belonocnema kinseyi isolate 2016_QV_RU_SX_M_011 chromosome 5, B_treatae_v1, whole genome shotgun sequence:
- the LOC117173056 gene encoding CCR4-NOT transcription complex subunit 7 isoform X1, whose amino-acid sequence MLINVLKLLENVQSLSLEEKVCLFREFTKNSLSDQVKGGGGKGGASLPSNEECGIRDVWGHNLEEEFRAIRQVVQQYQYIAMDTEFPGVVARPIGEFRTSADYQYQLLRCNVDLLRIIQLGLTFLDETGNTPGGNYTTWQFNFKFNLAEDMYAQDSIDMLQNSGIQFKKHEEEGINPLDFAELLMTSGIVLMEDIKWLSFHSGYDFGYLLKLLTDQNLPQEESDFFELLRIYFPTIYDVKYLMKSCKNLKGGLQEVAEQLELQRVGPQHQAGSDSLLTGMVFFKMREMFFEDNIDDAKYCGHLYGLGTSFVVNGSGGYLESNGENTSSS is encoded by the exons ATGTTAATTAACGTTTTGAAGCTCCTCGAAAATGTGCAGTCACTCTCGCTTGAAGAAAAAGTGTGCCTTTTCAGAGAATTTACGAAGAACTCGTTGTCAGACCAAGTGAAAG gtGGTGGCGGGAAAGGTGGGGCTAGTCTGCCTAGTAATGAAGAATGTGGAATTCGAGATGTTTGGGGCCACAACCTGGAAGAAGAATTTCGTGCGATTCGTCAAGTCGTACAGCAATATCAGTATATAGCTATGGACACAGAATTCCCTGGAGTCGTCGCAAGGCCAATTG GAGAATTCAGAACGAGCGCAGACTATCAGTATCAACTTCTGCGCTGCAATGTAGATTTACTTCGGATTATACAACTCGGTCTGACGTTCCTGGATGAGACGGGTAATACGCCAGGTGGGAATTATACTACCTGGCAGTTTAACTTCAAATTCAATCTTGC AGAGGATATGTACGCACAGGATAGTATAGATATGTTGCAGAACAGTGGTATACAGTTTAAGAAACACGAAGAAGAGGGAATCAATCCTCTTGACTTTGCGGAACTTTTAATGACATCGGGCATCGTGCTCATGGAAGACATAAAGTGGCTGTCGTTTCATTCTGGTTACGATTTCGGATACCTCCTGAAACTTCTCACTGATCAAAATCTTCCACAAGAAGAGAGCGACTTCTTCGAATTGCTTAGGATATACTTTCCGACGATTTACGATGTTAAA TACCTTATGAAGTCTTGTAAGAACTTGAAGGGGGGTTTACAAGAAGTGGCTGAGCAGTTAGAGCTTCAACGAGTGGGGCCTCAGCATCAAGCAGGGTCTGATTCTCTATTGACTGGCATGGTATTTTTCAAGATGCGAGAG ATGTTTTTCGAAGACAATATCGACGATGCAAAGTACTGCGGTCACTTGTACGGTTTGGGAACGTCGTTTGTCGTAAACGGATCTGGCGGCTACCTCGAGAGCAATGGGGAAAATACTTCGTCCTCGTAA
- the LOC117173056 gene encoding CCR4-NOT transcription complex subunit 7 isoform X2, translating into MPSATGGGGKGGASLPSNEECGIRDVWGHNLEEEFRAIRQVVQQYQYIAMDTEFPGVVARPIGEFRTSADYQYQLLRCNVDLLRIIQLGLTFLDETGNTPGGNYTTWQFNFKFNLAEDMYAQDSIDMLQNSGIQFKKHEEEGINPLDFAELLMTSGIVLMEDIKWLSFHSGYDFGYLLKLLTDQNLPQEESDFFELLRIYFPTIYDVKYLMKSCKNLKGGLQEVAEQLELQRVGPQHQAGSDSLLTGMVFFKMREMFFEDNIDDAKYCGHLYGLGTSFVVNGSGGYLESNGENTSSS; encoded by the exons ATGCCTTCAGCAACAg gtGGTGGCGGGAAAGGTGGGGCTAGTCTGCCTAGTAATGAAGAATGTGGAATTCGAGATGTTTGGGGCCACAACCTGGAAGAAGAATTTCGTGCGATTCGTCAAGTCGTACAGCAATATCAGTATATAGCTATGGACACAGAATTCCCTGGAGTCGTCGCAAGGCCAATTG GAGAATTCAGAACGAGCGCAGACTATCAGTATCAACTTCTGCGCTGCAATGTAGATTTACTTCGGATTATACAACTCGGTCTGACGTTCCTGGATGAGACGGGTAATACGCCAGGTGGGAATTATACTACCTGGCAGTTTAACTTCAAATTCAATCTTGC AGAGGATATGTACGCACAGGATAGTATAGATATGTTGCAGAACAGTGGTATACAGTTTAAGAAACACGAAGAAGAGGGAATCAATCCTCTTGACTTTGCGGAACTTTTAATGACATCGGGCATCGTGCTCATGGAAGACATAAAGTGGCTGTCGTTTCATTCTGGTTACGATTTCGGATACCTCCTGAAACTTCTCACTGATCAAAATCTTCCACAAGAAGAGAGCGACTTCTTCGAATTGCTTAGGATATACTTTCCGACGATTTACGATGTTAAA TACCTTATGAAGTCTTGTAAGAACTTGAAGGGGGGTTTACAAGAAGTGGCTGAGCAGTTAGAGCTTCAACGAGTGGGGCCTCAGCATCAAGCAGGGTCTGATTCTCTATTGACTGGCATGGTATTTTTCAAGATGCGAGAG ATGTTTTTCGAAGACAATATCGACGATGCAAAGTACTGCGGTCACTTGTACGGTTTGGGAACGTCGTTTGTCGTAAACGGATCTGGCGGCTACCTCGAGAGCAATGGGGAAAATACTTCGTCCTCGTAA